From a single Okeanomitos corallinicola TIOX110 genomic region:
- a CDS encoding sucrose synthase — protein MYELFQVVVNSEEKTDLRKLVLSLDTTNKHYFLRNEILQAFADYCHQSQKPVYFYHSSYLGTLIQYTHEIILETDHTWFIVRPKVASQEIWRLTADFSQFDLMTPPEFLDVCDRLVNRYQPHILEIDLRPFYQASPRISDPRDIGQGLNFLNHYLCNQFLTDTQYWLEILFQTLRGIKYNDLQLLISDHIRSGVQFAKKIKPAIKFLSELPPTQPYPQFRDQLQKLGFEAGWGNNAARVRETLELLQRLIDTPQPAILEAFVARIPAVFQVVLVSIHGWVAQEDVLGRDETLGQVIYVLEQARSLENKLQAEIKLAGLDFLGIKPHVIILTRLIPNCQGTSCNLRLEKVDNTENAWILRVPFTDLNSDFDEEITNHWISKYEIWPYLEKFAEDAEPELLKQFQGKPNLIIGNYSDGNLVAFLLSRSLKVTQCNIAHALEKPKHLFSNLYWQELEEKYHFSTLFTADIISMNAADFIITSTYQEIVGTPDTIGQYESYKCFTMPQLYHVIDGIDLFNPKFNMVSPGVSESLFFPYYQTELRNPQQTEQIKNLLFHHQNDHILGYLDDIHKRPIFAVAPITSIKNLTGLAEVFGRSQELQARCNLILLTSKLSVDEATDPEETEEINKLYNIINEHHLQGKIRWLGMRLPSHKIGEAYRIIADYQGIYIHFALYEAFGRSILEAMISGLPTFATKFGGALEIIEDWQNGFHLNPTDFQDTETTIINFLNKCDHNPEYWLENSQWMIQRIRHKYSWESHTEQLLILAKMFSFWNFIAPEDNDARDRYMETLFYLIYKPRVDKMIAQHQEKYAPI, from the coding sequence ATGTATGAATTATTTCAAGTTGTTGTCAATTCTGAGGAAAAAACTGATCTGCGTAAGTTAGTTTTATCTTTAGATACTACCAATAAACATTACTTTTTAAGAAATGAGATTTTACAGGCTTTTGCTGATTATTGTCATCAATCTCAAAAACCAGTATATTTTTACCATTCTTCATATCTGGGTACACTGATACAGTATACCCATGAAATAATTCTAGAAACGGATCATACTTGGTTTATTGTCAGGCCAAAAGTTGCTAGTCAAGAAATATGGAGACTAACCGCAGATTTTAGTCAGTTTGATTTAATGACTCCCCCAGAATTTTTAGATGTATGCGATCGCTTAGTTAATCGTTACCAACCGCACATTTTAGAAATTGATCTCCGGCCATTTTATCAAGCATCTCCCAGAATTAGTGACCCTAGAGATATTGGTCAAGGTTTAAATTTTCTAAATCATTATTTATGCAATCAATTTTTGACTGATACTCAATATTGGCTAGAAATTTTGTTTCAAACTTTACGGGGAATAAAATACAATGATTTGCAGTTATTAATTAGCGATCACATTCGTTCTGGTGTGCAATTTGCTAAAAAAATTAAACCCGCAATAAAATTTCTCAGCGAACTTCCCCCTACTCAACCTTACCCACAATTTCGTGATCAGCTACAAAAACTCGGTTTTGAAGCTGGTTGGGGTAACAATGCAGCACGAGTCAGAGAAACTCTAGAACTTTTACAAAGACTCATAGACACTCCCCAACCTGCGATTTTAGAAGCTTTTGTAGCGCGTATTCCCGCAGTTTTTCAAGTAGTTCTCGTTTCTATACATGGTTGGGTAGCACAGGAGGATGTATTGGGAAGAGATGAAACATTAGGTCAAGTTATTTATGTCCTGGAACAAGCACGCAGTTTAGAAAATAAATTACAAGCAGAAATTAAACTTGCAGGGCTAGATTTTTTGGGTATTAAACCTCATGTAATTATTCTCACTCGTCTGATTCCCAACTGTCAAGGAACTTCTTGTAATCTGCGGTTAGAAAAAGTTGATAATACAGAAAATGCTTGGATTTTACGAGTTCCTTTTACAGATTTAAACTCAGATTTTGATGAAGAAATTACAAATCACTGGATTTCTAAATATGAGATTTGGCCTTATTTAGAAAAATTTGCAGAAGATGCAGAACCAGAACTTTTAAAACAATTTCAAGGAAAACCAAATTTAATTATTGGTAACTATAGCGATGGTAATTTAGTAGCTTTTCTCCTTTCTCGTAGCTTAAAAGTCACACAATGTAATATTGCTCATGCTTTAGAAAAACCAAAACACTTATTTAGTAACCTTTATTGGCAGGAATTAGAAGAAAAATATCACTTTTCCACATTATTTACTGCTGATATCATTAGTATGAATGCAGCAGATTTTATTATCACTTCCACCTATCAAGAAATAGTAGGAACACCAGACACAATCGGACAATATGAATCTTACAAATGTTTTACCATGCCCCAACTATATCATGTCATTGACGGTATTGATTTATTTAACCCTAAGTTTAACATGGTATCACCAGGAGTAAGTGAAAGTTTATTTTTTCCATACTATCAAACAGAATTGAGAAATCCTCAACAAACTGAGCAAATTAAAAATCTCTTATTTCATCATCAAAATGATCATATTCTTGGTTACTTAGATGATATTCATAAAAGACCTATTTTTGCAGTTGCACCTATCACTTCAATTAAAAATTTAACTGGTTTAGCTGAAGTGTTTGGTAGAAGCCAAGAATTACAAGCAAGATGTAATCTCATTTTGTTAACTAGTAAATTATCAGTTGATGAAGCTACAGACCCTGAAGAAACAGAGGAAATAAATAAACTTTACAATATTATTAATGAGCATCATCTTCAAGGTAAAATTCGCTGGTTAGGAATGCGCTTACCAAGCCATAAGATTGGTGAAGCCTATCGAATAATTGCTGATTATCAAGGAATTTATATACATTTTGCTTTATATGAAGCCTTTGGACGCAGCATTTTAGAAGCAATGATTTCTGGCTTACCAACCTTTGCTACTAAATTTGGTGGAGCATTAGAAATCATCGAAGATTGGCAAAATGGATTTCATCTTAATCCCACAGATTTTCAAGATACAGAAACCACAATTATCAATTTTTTAAATAAATGTGATCACAACCCAGAATATTGGTTAGAAAATTCCCAATGGATGATTCAGCGAATTCGTCATAAATACAGTTGGGAATCACACACGGAACAATTACTAATTTTAGCAAAAATGTTTAGTTTTTGGAACTTTATTGCTCCAGAAGATAATGATGCCAGAGATAGATATATGGAAACACTATTTTATCTCATTTATAAGCCCAGGGTAGACAAAATGATCGCCCAACATCAAGAAAAATATGCCCCTATTTAA